In Thermodesulfobacteriota bacterium, the genomic window CAGCTCGGCCGCCTCATCCGGGTCAGCCGCGGCCTGGAGCCGGCGGATCTGGTCCTGGCCAACGGCCGGGTGGTCAATGTCTGCACTGGCGGGATCGACGAGGCCGAGGTGGCGGTGGCCGAGGGCGTCATCGCCGGGGTCGGGCCCGGCTACCAGGGCCGGGAGCGTTACGACTGCGCCGGCCGCTACCTGTGTCCCGGCTTCATCGACGGCCACCTGCACCTGGAGAGCAGCCTGCTTTCCCCCCTGGAGCTGGCCCGGGCGGTGCTTCCCCGGGGAACCACCACCGTGGTCGGCGATCCCCACGAGATCGCCAACGTCCTGGGGCTGGCCGGCATCCACTGGCTCTTGGCCGCCAGCGCCGATCTCCCTTTGAGCGTCTTCTTCACCGCCCCCTCCTGCGTGCCGGCCACCCCGCTGGAGACCGCCGGTGCCGCCATCTCCGCCGCGGATCTCGCCCCCCTGCTCGACCACCCCCGGATCCTGGGCCTGGCGGAGGTGATGAATTTTCCTGGCCTTCTGGCCGGCGATCCGGAGGTTCTGGCCAAGGTCCTGGCGGCCCGAAGGCGGCGCCTGCCGGTGGACGGCCACTGCCCGGGCCTGTCCGGCCGCGACCTGGCCGCCTATGTCGCCGCTGGCATCGATTCCGACCACGAGGCAACCACGGCCGCCGAGGCCCGGGAGAAGCTGGCCGCCGGCATGTGGCTGGCCATCCGGGAAGGATCGAGCGCCCGCAACCTGGCCGATCTCCTGCCCGGGGTGCCGCCAGCCGCCTGTGGCCGCGCGTTCTTTGTCAGCGACGACCGCCATCCGGTGGATCTGGCCAGACAGGGACACCTGGACCACATCCTGCGCCTGGCGGTGGCCCAGGGTCTCGCTCCGGTGACCGCGGTGGCCATGGCCAGCCGCAGCCCGGCGGAGCGCTTCGGCCTCCGGGATCGGGGCATGATCGCCCCCGGCCGCCGGGCGGATCTGGTGCTGGTGGAGGATCTGGCCGGTTTCCGGGTCCAGGCGGTCTTTGCCGCTGGCCGGCTGGTGGCCCGGGATGGCGCGGCCCTGGGCCTGCCACCGCCGGCAGCCGGCGCCGCCGCCG contains:
- the ade gene encoding adenine deaminase, encoding METTTALSPQQLGRLIRVSRGLEPADLVLANGRVVNVCTGGIDEAEVAVAEGVIAGVGPGYQGRERYDCAGRYLCPGFIDGHLHLESSLLSPLELARAVLPRGTTTVVGDPHEIANVLGLAGIHWLLAASADLPLSVFFTAPSCVPATPLETAGAAISAADLAPLLDHPRILGLAEVMNFPGLLAGDPEVLAKVLAARRRRLPVDGHCPGLSGRDLAAYVAAGIDSDHEATTAAEAREKLAAGMWLAIREGSSARNLADLLPGVPPAACGRAFFVSDDRHPVDLARQGHLDHILRLAVAQGLAPVTAVAMASRSPAERFGLRDRGMIAPGRRADLVLVEDLAGFRVQAVFAAGRLVARDGAALGLPPPAAGAAAGRVHIDWSRVDLAVAAAGDRLRVIGLLPGQLLTQARFLPVRREGGLAVADPGRDLLKLAVIERHQASGRVGLGFVQGFGLTGGALAGTVAHDSHNLIVVGTNDADMLLAARSVAELGGGLAVASQGRVLATLALPIAGLMTGAPLHAVVEDLTGLHRAAASLGCLLPDPFMALSFLALPVIPQLKLTDHGLVDVERFAIVPLFA